Proteins co-encoded in one Kwoniella shandongensis chromosome 12, complete sequence genomic window:
- a CDS encoding DNA-binding protein, 42 kDa produces MSTEPAVDLKKNVPQPDAKAEKEVEKGLSNDALTKYTTAGQALGDVLKKFIPQVVAGKKVLDLCIEGDKLVAETVAPLWNKAKNGSAFPTSISVNNVVSHVSPLPSDPEIVLKENDVVKIMLGIQLDGYAVTHAETVHLSSKTDGVAADVIKAAYDAAQLAMRTLKVGAKNWDVTEVVEKAAKDYGCVGVEGMLSCQHQQNVTDGKKRVLINPSPELKRDHETVTFDEGEVYGVDILVVSGSNGKAKADPSRTSIYKRATDVNYQLKMKTSRAVFSEIQKKAGVFPFTLRALDDEKRARMGVQEAVSHVALLPAGPLLLSPNPVCDKISSSKSLQDEELQSLIAQPLRAPKKKSKKTNGGEAKEETKA; encoded by the exons ATGTCCACCGAGCCCGCCGTTGACCTCAAGAAGAACGTCCCTCAGCCAGACGCAAAggccgagaaggaggtggagaagggtctCAGCAACGATGC CCTCACCAAATACACCACCGCCGGTCAGGCTCTCGGTGACGTCTTGAAGAAGTTTATCCCTCAAGTCGTCGCTGGCAAGAAGGTTTTGGACCTTTGCATTGA AGGTGACAAGCTCGTCGCCGAGACCGTCGCTCCTTTGTGGAACAAAGCTAAGAACG GCTCCGCATTCCCtacttccatctccgtcaaCAACGTCGTTTCCCACgtctctccccttccctccgaCCCCGAGATCGTCCTCAAGGAGAACGATGTTGTCAAGATCATGCTTGGTATCCAGCTCGACGGTTACGCCGTTACTCACGCTGAGACCGTTCACCTGTCTTCCAAGACTGACGGCGTTGCCGCCGATGTCATCAAGGCAGCTTACGATGCTGCTCAATTGGCGATGAGAACTCTCAAGGTCGGCGCCAAGAACTGGGACGTCACCGAGGTCGTCGAGAAGGCTGCCAAGGACTACGGATGTGTCGGTGTCGAGGGTATGCTCAGttgtcaacatcaacagaaCGTCACggacggaaagaagagagtgTTGATAAACCCTTCTCCTGAGCTCAAGAGAGATCACGAGACTGTTACCTTTGATGAGGGCGAGGTGTACGGTGTGGACATCTTGGTGGTTTCAGGCAGCAACGGAAAG GCCAAGGCCGATCCTTCGCGAACTTCCATTTACAAGCGGGCCACCGACGTCAACTACCAACTCAAGATGAAGACTTCTCGAGCTGTGTTCTCTGAGATCCAGAAGAAGGCCGGTGTCTTCCCCTTCACTCTCCGAGCGCTGGACGATGAGAAAAGGGCGAGGATGGGTGTCCAGGAGGCTGTCAGCCATG TCGCGTTACTCCCTGCTGGTCCattgcttctctctcccaaCCCTGTTTG CGACAAaatctcttcatccaagTCTTTGCAAGATGAGGAGCTTCAGTCACTCATTGCCCAACCCCTGCGTGcacccaagaagaagagcaagaagactAACGGCGGtgaggcgaaggaggagacaaAGGCGTAG
- a CDS encoding allantoinase: protein MAKQIILAPLALLPGSPTPEPASIEVDLSTRLITNVRRGLHLESKHDYSEVVYIEEGRVLLPGLVDCHVHLNQPGRTAWEGFETGSTAAISGGVTTVIDMPLNSIPPTTTVQGLEVKREEARRIGVKTDLGFWGGIIPGNQAELVPMLTAGVKGFKCFLIESGVDEFPCVQEADLVQACDALKMDVHAHPPDVADPSHYRTFVDSRPPAWEISALELVLKIARQYPQLRFHIVHLSAAGAVPLIRKARADGVTNLTVETCFHYLCLKAEDIPHNATQFKCCPPIRDEANRKQLIDALLDGTIDYVVSDHSPCVPELKKGDFLTAWGGVSGLGLGLSLLWTELGEKVGLSRVVTWLAEAQARQVGLEGKKGVLAVGAAADYVVFDPAAKFEVSQDSLRFKNKVSPYVGMTLRGVVEQTYLGGQLAWDGTQALKSTGILL from the exons ATGGCTAAGCAGATCATACTGGCTCCTCTCGCATTGCTTCCTGGGAGCCCTACGCCAGAGCCGGCCTCCATTGAGGTAGACTTGTCCACTCGCCTTATCACAAATGTACGACGCGGTCTTCACTTGGAATCCAAACACGACTACAGCGAGGTGGTGTACATTGAGGAGGGCAGAGTGCTCCTTCCCGGTCTAGTTGA CTGTCATGTTCACTTGAACCAACCCGGTCGCACTGCCTGGGAAGGATTTGAAACAGGAAGTACAGCAGCTATTAGCGGAGGTGTAACAACCGTCATCGATATGCCACTCAACTCGATCCCTCCAACAACCACGGTCCAAGGTTTAGAAGTTAAGAGAGAGGAAGCTAGAAGGATTGGTGTGAAAACAGATCTCGGATTCTGGGGTGGCATAATACCTGGAAACCAAGCAGAGCTTGTACCCATGCTGACAGCTGGTGTGAAGGGGTTCAAATGTTTTCTGATTGAGTCGGGTGTCGAC GAGTTCCCATGTGTACAGGAAGCAGACCTCGTACAGGCGTGCGATGCGCTTAAA ATGGATGTTCACGCTCATCCTCCCGACGTCGCCGACCCGAGCCACTACAGAACCTTCGTTGATTCAAGACCGCCAGCTTGGGAGATTTCTGCGCTCGAGTTAGTCCTCAAGATCGCGCGACAGTATCCCCAACTTCGCTTCCATATCGTCCATCTTTCCGCTGCAGGAGCTGTCCCATTGATTCGAAAAGCTCGAGCAGATGGCGTGACCAATCTTACGGTCGAAACATGTTTCCACTACTTATGCCTGAAAGCTGAAGATATACCTCACAACGCCACTCAATTCAAGTGCTGCCCTCCTATACGCGACGAAGCCAATCGAAAACAACTCATAGACGCCTTGCTAGATGGGACGATCGATTATGTTGTTTCCGATCATTCGCCTTGTGTCCcggagttgaagaagggagacttTCTGACCGCGTGGGGCGGGGTGTCTGGCTTGGGTTTGGGATTGTCCTTACTCTGGACCGAGCTGGGGGAGAAAGTTGGACTAAGTCGAGTAGTAACCTGGCTTGCGGAAGCTCAAGCGAGACAGGTAGGACTTGAAGGCAAGAAAGGGGTGCTGGCAGTCGGTGCAGCAGCAGACTACGTGGTCTTCGATCCGGCAGCGAAGTTCGAGGTGTCTCAG GATTCTCTACGTTTTAAGAATAAAGTATCGCCATATGTGGGTATGACATTGCGAGGGGTCGTGGAGCAGACGTATCTGGGAGGACAACTTGCATGGGATGGGACGCAAGCATTGAAGTCAACCGGCATATTGCTTTGA
- a CDS encoding argininosuccinate synthase gives MAAPAEKKGKVILAYSGGLDTSCILLWLIEQGYEVIAYMADVGQEEDFEAARSKALKCGATGFFIADLKREFVEELIYPAVQCNAIYEGVYLLGTSLARPVIARGMVEVALQEGCDFVSHGCTGKGNDQVRFELAFYGLAPNIKVIAPWRLPEFYERFAGRSALLEYAAANGIPVTQTAAKPWSTDENLFHISYEAGILEDPNQTPPDDMWKLTTSPQNAPEAPEQVHIEWAKGLPVKVTFPADGKVVTDAVDIFLTLNALARKHGIGRIDIVENRFIGVKSRGCYESPAATILRVAHMDLEGLTLDRNVRSLRDQFITTQLSQILYNGFFFSPEREFVTAAIPASQKTVNGLVRLKCYKGNVIVEGRDADEGLYDAKFSSMDEMGGFEPTATSGFIDISSIRIKAWGLQNARRGQGGVSPKDVYHRS, from the exons ATGGCTGCTCCCGCTGAAAAGAAGGGCAAGGTCATCCTTGCCTACTCTGgtggtcttg ACACCTCATGTATCCTCCTCTGGCTCATCGAGCAAGGTTACGAGGTCATCGCTTACATGGCCGATGTCGgtcaggaggag GACTTCGAGGCTGCCCGAAGCAAGGCTCTCAAGTGTGGTGCGACCGGCTTCTTCATCGCTGATTTGAAGCGAGAGTTCGTTGAGGAGCTCATCTACC CCGCCGTTCAATGTAACGCCATCTACGAGGGTGTCTACCTTCTCGGTACCTCTCTCGCACGACCTGTCATCGCTCGAGGCATGGTGGAGGTTGCTCTCCAAGAGGGTTGCGA CTTCGTCTCTCACGGCTGCACCGGAAAGGGTAACGACCAAGTCCGATTTGAGCTCGCCTTCTACGGTCTTGCTCCCAACATCAAGGTCATTGCCCCTTGGCGATTGCCCG AATTCTACGAGCGATTCGCTGGTCGATCCGCTCTCCTCGAGTACGCTGCTGCTAACGGTATCCCCGTCACCCAGACTGCTGCCAAGCCTTGGTCTACCG ACGAGaacctcttccacatctccTACGAGGCCGGTATCCTTGAGGACCCCAACCAGACTCCTCCTGACGACATGTGGAAGCTCACCACTTCTCCTCAGAACGCTCCAGAGGCTCCCGAGCAAGTTCACATCGAGTGGGCCAAGGGTCTCCCCGTCAAGGTGACCTTCCCTGCCGATGGCAAGGTTGTTACCGACGCtgtcgacatcttccttACCCTCAACGCTCTTGCCCGAAAGCACGGTATCGGACGAATTGACATCGTTGAGAACCGATTCATCGGTGTCAAGTCTCGAGGTTGTTACGAGTCCCCCGCCGCCACCATCCTCCGTGTCGCTCACATGGACCTCGAGGGTTTGACTCTCGACCGAAATGTCCGATCTCTCCGAGACCAGTTCATCACTACTCAACTCAGTCAGATCCTCTACAAcggtttcttcttctcccccgaGCGAGAATTCGTTACCGCCGCCATCCCCGCTTCCCAAAAGACCGTCAACGGTCTCGTCCGATTGAAGTGTTACAAGGGCAACGTCATCGTTGAGGGCCGAGATGCCGATGAGGGTCTTTACGACGCCAAGTTCTCATCCATGGACGAGATGGGTGGTTTCGAGCCCACCGCTACTTCCGGTTTCATTGACATCTCCAGCATTCGAATCAAAGCTTGGGGTCTTCAGAA CGCTCGTCGAGGACAGGGTGGTGTCAGCCCCAAGGATGTCTACCACCGATCTTAG